In the Doryrhamphus excisus isolate RoL2022-K1 chromosome 2, RoL_Dexc_1.0, whole genome shotgun sequence genome, tttattaaaaaaaaaaaacatttttataatttcgcaaataaaaaaaatatgcagtgatgggctgaaataaattatttggcattttatgtaagtcaacaaataaaaatagtttgaTTTCAATCCataccccccccaacccccccttcaatggaacacttttttttggaatggctAATCTAGCCTAGAATGAAATGTAGTTCGCCTTCATTGTCATGTAAAATATTCTTATTTACACGTTTGGACATTTTTAACATGGGTCAAAGTTCAcaggaaaaatattaaaatcataACTATGAAGGATGCActtttattactaataatatcgttttaaaaaaaataatagaggTGGCATTTATGGATAGACAGCACCAGCATGTATGATgggtttaaataaatacataacttaGAGATTTTGATTTATACAGAAATATAAATAAGCCATAAAtatgtccaaaaaaaacaaaagaaagtaaATCATCTTCCAGGAGTTCCGTTGAAAAAAGTTGCATCCTTGTTGTCTTTCTTCCTAAAGGCTCCTAAAGGTCTTTTATTTCGCTTCTATTGCTTCCGGTTCTCCGGCTCACCGCTGCTGAGCCGGCCGAGGGAGGACACCGGACATGGGGGGCAGAGGAGGCGGGGGAGGTGGCTCGCTTCCTCCCTGCAAGCCGTGCAGGAGGATCCGAGGGACCAGGGGCCTCTGTAGGCCGGGTGGGGGTGCTGAAGGGCCCCTGTACAGGTAGAGGGCCGCTCCCGGGTCCAGGTTGGAGACCAGGCTCTGTGGGTAGAAGTAGGGCGACGGGAACATCCTCTGCAGGGCTGAGTAGTTCCCGGCCTCCGCCAACAGTTCGAGTCCCACTGCGGTCTGCCGCTTCCATTTagtccttgaacacacacacggagTAACACTTTAGTTAATACTACTTTACTGTACTTTATTGCTCCCTagagaggggaggggggtgccTCAGGGAAATAGTAGTTTTAAAAtccatatatataaatatcatttatttatattattgtacCTCATGtcacttttaaataaaacaaccaaAGTGAAAATACCGTATAACTGAAAactgaatatattatttttatgtttattaattaTTCTATAATAGCatctaaataattattttatagatATATGTAACCCTAAACGTGCGCTTTGGATTCGGACCACTGAAATGGTCCAATTAGAAAGCagttatttctatttattgaaTTTGAATGTTCCAAACTGCCTCTTGTATTCACACCCAAACATGTCAGCGTGCACTCCACACAGGTGAATAATTCATATTAAAGATAATTGAGTAGATATAGTGGTTTCTCTGAATtattaatacacacacatgcaagcatgcattattcacacgccaaagtgttgttttttatatttatttatgttatttagaTGCCCGGGAGTCACAGCTGGAAAGAAAATGAATCACTGAagcacaaaactaaaaaaaaataatattccaatGAAATGTTATGATTAGTATAAGCCAATCAGGTGATTATAAAATGAGTCTGTACCTGCGGTTCTGGTACCAGGTTTTGACCTGGGTGTCGGTGAGGTTGAGTGATGCCGCCAGCTCCATGCGGTCCTGGACGCTCAGGTACTTTTGGCGCTCAAAGCTGCGCTCAAGTTGCGCCAGTTGGTGGTCCGTGAAGGCCGTCCGGGCCTTCCGGGGCTTCTTGAGCCGGACCTGAGGGCTGTCTCTGCTGCTGGAGATCTCTCTGTCCCCCTCCTCTTTCACTGTGGACAAAGGGACACGCATTGGGAGGGGGGGATGAGTGGGCGAATATCTTCTAATTCATGGGAAACttgattgaaaaaatatataaatattatatatattattatatatatataatataaatatatttaaaaatatacctAATTTATGACACAGAGTGtcatttattttctcttgtatttacatttttgtcctATTTAGTGTTTATATTTCTCATTGTTAATACACTAtttactggtgtgtgtgtgtgtgtgtgtgtgtgtgtataaattaAACATAGTGACATAATTCCACTCTAACATCATTATTGCACTGTACTACttgcctaaaaatgtcattttttgatgACTTCTATGATATATTACATAACGTCTATTAGTGCACAATTGAAAGGTCTGTGACCCTTAACAGTCATTCACTATTTATTagtcatttttcattatttaaaaaaaaacccatctcATAAAACGTGGGAAATTGTACAAAAGTTGAAGTATACCCTTATAATATCCTGTTACATTGCTCATATTGTATCGCAAAAATGCCTGctaaatatatagaatataatcCGATTAAATAATGGGCGACAATCTTGCccttaaaataaatgaaaacagcaaaCATGATTGGATTGGAATTCTCATTCATCTATGAAAGCCCACACAGTATTTGATTTCAAGTGCAACGGGAAGCACTCTTGATTTTTatcacgtcttttttttttttttaatacataaaaataagaagaaGAGAGACTCCGGCGAAGCAGCAGGATAATCCAGCCTTAATTGAGCCACCAGGGAAAGAAGAGCGACTTCACAGGAGCCAACAAATCAAGAGCCGGTCGGCCTTGCGCGGGAACAAATGTGATTAGCGCCGTGGACAAATTGCATCAAATTCCctgatatataatatagacaGAGAAATcaaagcgcacacacacacacccacgtaTCAGTAATATACTGGAAATATCAATAATAGTACCTGATTCACTCCTACTTATTCCTATCTAATGCAattattatgtatgtgtgtgttaatgtgtaCATGTTCAGCAGTGgactgaaagtgaaagtgaaagtgtcaATGGTGACGTGTTATGGCTGGCATCGTTACAAACATATTTAGAGCCtttttaattcttattttttctcatcCTTGTTCACTTGACttcaacacatttttaatacagAGAGGGAatacttattcttattattctattttatttttcatatttaatagagttgttctatattattattattattattactattattgataaaacagccaacATTTGTCTGGGAgtatttttgttggtatttatgataacgtattattttataataagcAATTAATATGTCCCCTTGTGcagaaatgtgcaaaatatTTGCTGCACAAGCACATATTGGCATGTTCATATTTCTGTAAATTGTACAAATTATAGAATCAACATAGAATATATTTCATCaggcatttgtgtgtgttattataaatgtatgcaGTTTCagtaatacaattaaaatgaattaaaatgaattcTCATTTAAAAGCGAGGCTCCCTGAAGTAAATGAAACGAGTAAGAATCCCTTGTGCGTCGTTACCTTTATATTCGCTGTCTGAGGAAGAGTTGCTGTGTATTTTCTCCATAAAGTCATCCGCTATCTTGGCGGCCAGCCTGCCGGCCTCCTGCGTAGGTTGTCCGTTATTGGAGTAAGGCGCGCAGGCAGCCAGAGGCTTACAGTCCGCCAGAATGTCTCTGATAAGGAAGGACGAGGTCATGGTCCTCTGCTGGGACCCCGCCGAGATAGCCGGGCCGTGCTGGAGGTGAGGCGGCAGGCCGTGGCCGTGCCTCTGGGCCACCTCGTCCGAACACTCCCTCCCGGGCGAGGGCGGCGACGAGCAGCGGCTCTCCGCGTCGGATCTCGGGCTGAACTCCAGCGGCGAGCGGCACTCCCCCGCCAGGCTGCCCGCCTTAGAGAGCGGACTGCCGGGTCTGTGGGACAGCAGCGAGTCGATGCCGAAACTGGACCCGTTGGCGGACGCCTCCATTTTCTTCAAACGACCATTTGGTGTTCAGGACAAGTTTGGAAATGTCAAATCAACTTCTAAATCCTCCCAGGCGTCCATCCACTGAGTCCAAGCGAGGTCAAGTGTCTCACCGTTGCCAAAAAAGACGAATCcgcttcagcaccatggacaggtACCAGATGTCTCACCTGGTCAGCACATGTTGTCATTCTTTGGA is a window encoding:
- the barhl1b gene encoding barH-like homeobox 1b, with product MEASANGSSFGIDSLLSHRPGSPLSKAGSLAGECRSPLEFSPRSDAESRCSSPPSPGRECSDEVAQRHGHGLPPHLQHGPAISAGSQQRTMTSSFLIRDILADCKPLAACAPYSNNGQPTQEAGRLAAKIADDFMEKIHSNSSSDSEYKVKEEGDREISSSRDSPQVRLKKPRKARTAFTDHQLAQLERSFERQKYLSVQDRMELAASLNLTDTQVKTWYQNRRTKWKRQTAVGLELLAEAGNYSALQRMFPSPYFYPQSLVSNLDPGAALYLYRGPSAPPPGLQRPLVPRILLHGLQGGSEPPPPPPLPPMSGVLPRPAQQR